One segment of Myxococcus xanthus DNA contains the following:
- a CDS encoding glycosyltransferase family 39 protein produces the protein MSLPSPASTGLSLKTCVALLGVAMAARLALVLGTDVYFDTAYYWQWSRKLDWGYFDHPPLVAWHIALLGIEGTAMLCGVGTVAAVWRLARDVHGDAATAWRAAALWSVVPAGALAGVWPTPDSPLLLFWTLALWALWRERWVLAGLAGGCALLSKYPAVLLGVAFLIATVRARRLPWGAWRTATLAGAFFAPVVFWNADHDWVGFAFQLSHGLGRDWRSGWSTFGEFLAGQLALGGPVLFPLALVYGVRGPREHFLLRMAACVPLLFFGYASLRTRGEANWPSAAYLAACVGVAGMRPVWQRAAAFSGLAVVLVVGSHLLFPVLHFRRDRTLSRTHGWSVLRELATPQRLFPELTPDNVAAVYAPNYQLASQVAYYARRLTKTGAPARFSQYDLWADPEVTPGQDVLWVSEGGAQPPEELASRFTTVEGPVEFFGDFRGRRLHTFQVWRLRARKP, from the coding sequence GTGTCTCTGCCATCTCCCGCCTCGACGGGCCTCAGTCTGAAGACCTGCGTGGCGCTGCTCGGCGTGGCGATGGCGGCGCGGCTCGCCCTGGTGTTGGGCACGGACGTCTACTTCGACACCGCCTATTACTGGCAATGGTCCCGCAAGCTCGACTGGGGCTACTTCGACCATCCACCGTTGGTGGCCTGGCACATCGCCCTGCTGGGAATCGAGGGCACTGCGATGCTGTGCGGTGTGGGGACGGTGGCCGCGGTGTGGCGGCTGGCGCGCGACGTCCATGGCGACGCGGCGACGGCCTGGCGGGCGGCGGCGCTGTGGAGCGTCGTCCCCGCGGGCGCGCTGGCCGGCGTGTGGCCCACGCCCGACTCGCCCCTGCTCCTGTTCTGGACGCTGGCCCTGTGGGCCCTGTGGCGGGAACGATGGGTCCTGGCGGGACTGGCCGGAGGGTGCGCCCTGCTGTCGAAGTACCCGGCCGTGCTGCTGGGCGTGGCGTTCCTCATCGCCACGGTGCGAGCGCGGCGCCTGCCCTGGGGAGCGTGGCGCACGGCGACGCTGGCGGGCGCCTTCTTCGCCCCGGTGGTGTTCTGGAACGCGGACCATGACTGGGTGGGCTTCGCCTTCCAGCTCAGCCATGGCCTGGGCCGCGACTGGCGCAGCGGTTGGAGCACCTTCGGCGAGTTCCTCGCGGGTCAGCTCGCCCTGGGAGGCCCCGTGCTCTTTCCCCTCGCGCTGGTGTACGGCGTGCGCGGTCCGCGCGAGCACTTCCTGCTGCGCATGGCGGCCTGCGTCCCCCTGCTCTTCTTCGGCTACGCGTCGCTGCGCACAAGGGGCGAGGCCAACTGGCCGTCCGCGGCGTACCTCGCGGCCTGCGTGGGCGTGGCGGGCATGCGGCCCGTCTGGCAGCGCGCGGCGGCGTTCAGCGGGCTGGCGGTGGTGCTGGTGGTGGGCTCGCACCTGCTCTTCCCCGTGCTCCACTTCCGCCGGGACAGGACGCTGTCGCGGACGCACGGCTGGAGCGTGCTGCGCGAGCTGGCCACGCCGCAGCGGTTGTTCCCGGAGCTGACGCCCGACAACGTGGCCGCCGTCTACGCGCCCAACTACCAACTGGCGTCCCAGGTGGCCTACTACGCGCGGCGGCTCACGAAGACGGGGGCACCGGCCCGCTTCAGCCAGTATGACCTCTGGGCCGACCCGGAAGTGACGCCCGGGCAGGACGTGCTGTGGGTGAGCGAGGGCGGAGCGCAGCCCCCCGAGGAGCTGGCCTCTCGCTTCACCACGGTGGAAGGCCCCGTGGAGTTCTTCGGTGACTTTCGTGGGCGACGGTTGCACACCTTCCAGGTGTGGCGGCTGCGAGCGCGCAAGCCCTGA
- a CDS encoding aquaporin, translating to MTHAFQSPAAPDDVARMNRSRRLVVEALGCGLLVVALEGAHHGAEHLGVSATDGRLFMSLGAGAVLACLAYVLQPLTGAHFNPALTFADALEDGTPWRDVPLYVLAQVGGAVAGRWVAHVMCHEPMLVGASEPTASLAQFVTELVSTFGLLVMVRGCVRNRPTAIPLVVAGYLAATVWFTDSRALANPALILARAFSTRPSAMHSMDVESIIAAQLLGAALAVLLFRWLQRTPRMKQARVWPIVFECSRPEVAQQAVGIFNHLASPQRARATTQWHAGDDTDLPPLIVRLVLAGEPTEPSHPDGVSWQLRVPADAVTTEEPRLRAELRAPIRQLLRNRGWLRLHAVGDAAREGPSGPRP from the coding sequence GTGACGCACGCATTCCAGTCCCCTGCCGCGCCGGATGACGTGGCCCGGATGAACCGCTCCCGGCGGCTCGTGGTGGAGGCCCTGGGCTGCGGACTGCTCGTGGTCGCGCTGGAGGGCGCCCACCACGGCGCCGAGCACCTGGGCGTGAGCGCCACGGATGGACGCCTCTTCATGTCCCTGGGGGCGGGCGCGGTGCTGGCATGTCTGGCCTACGTGCTTCAACCGCTCACGGGCGCGCACTTCAATCCCGCGCTCACCTTCGCGGATGCGCTCGAAGACGGCACACCGTGGCGTGACGTGCCGCTGTACGTGCTGGCGCAGGTGGGCGGTGCCGTCGCGGGCCGGTGGGTGGCCCACGTCATGTGTCATGAGCCGATGCTCGTCGGCGCGAGTGAGCCCACGGCCAGCTTGGCGCAGTTCGTCACGGAGCTGGTGTCCACCTTCGGGTTGCTCGTCATGGTGCGCGGCTGCGTGCGGAATCGCCCTACCGCGATTCCGCTGGTCGTCGCCGGCTATCTGGCCGCCACCGTCTGGTTCACCGACTCCCGGGCCCTGGCGAACCCGGCGCTCATCCTCGCCCGGGCGTTCAGCACCCGCCCCAGTGCCATGCACTCCATGGACGTGGAGTCCATCATCGCCGCGCAACTGCTGGGCGCCGCGCTCGCGGTGCTGCTCTTCCGCTGGTTGCAGCGGACGCCGCGAATGAAGCAGGCCCGCGTCTGGCCCATCGTCTTCGAATGCTCGCGGCCGGAGGTCGCGCAGCAGGCCGTGGGCATCTTCAACCACCTGGCCTCGCCCCAGCGCGCGCGGGCCACGACGCAATGGCACGCTGGCGATGACACGGACCTGCCACCGCTCATCGTCCGGCTGGTGCTCGCGGGAGAACCCACAGAGCCATCACACCCTGACGGTGTCTCCTGGCAGCTGCGGGTCCCAGCCGACGCGGTGACCACCGAGGAGCCCCGGCTCCGCGCGGAGCTCCGAGCCCCCATCCGCCAACTCCTTCGAAACCGGGGCTGGCTGCGGCTCCATGCCGTCGGAGACGCGGCACGGGAAGGCCCCAGCGGGCCGCGGCCCTAA
- a CDS encoding TenA family transcriptional regulator, whose translation MGAPSLIRNLKLRQHIAGLKAEWNALDAPYLRALRDGTFAREDFVETQLQFSSAVAHFSRPMAMLASRLPRPHQRLPLVENIFDEHGRGTLAHGHERTFHLLLSRLGVETARVERHVTWPEVRAFNVALTGIAAFEGPLTGLAVFGIIEDLFSGISLDLGRGIVARGWLQHGEVVHYPTHADLDEEHAEGFYRQLDAPYETDAGAAEIEQGLTLGGHLFLGLYDALFRARHRRLD comes from the coding sequence ATGGGTGCACCTTCCCTCATCCGAAATTTGAAGCTGCGTCAGCACATCGCCGGGCTCAAGGCGGAGTGGAACGCATTGGATGCGCCCTACCTGCGCGCGCTGAGAGACGGCACCTTCGCGCGGGAGGACTTCGTCGAAACGCAGCTCCAGTTCTCCTCCGCGGTGGCGCACTTCTCCAGGCCCATGGCGATGCTCGCCAGCCGGCTGCCTCGGCCCCACCAGCGGCTGCCGCTGGTGGAGAACATCTTCGACGAGCACGGACGCGGCACGTTGGCTCACGGCCACGAGCGCACGTTCCACCTGCTCCTCTCGCGCCTGGGCGTTGAGACAGCTCGCGTGGAGCGACATGTGACCTGGCCGGAGGTGCGTGCCTTCAACGTCGCGCTCACCGGCATCGCCGCGTTCGAGGGGCCGCTCACGGGGCTCGCCGTGTTCGGCATCATCGAGGACCTGTTCAGTGGCATCTCCCTGGACCTGGGCCGCGGCATCGTCGCGCGGGGCTGGCTCCAGCACGGCGAGGTGGTGCACTACCCCACGCACGCGGACCTCGACGAAGAGCACGCGGAAGGCTTCTACCGGCAGTTGGATGCTCCCTACGAGACGGACGCGGGGGCCGCCGAGATTGAGCAGGGCCTGACGTTGGGCGGGCACCTCTTCCTGGGGCTGTACGACGCGCTGTTCCGGGCGCGTCACCGCCGGCTGGATTAG
- a CDS encoding DUF3419 family protein yields MKFAVVREDAALELALVERTRARAVLTVASGGCTLLTLARRHPALELVGFDFNPRQLAHVREKAEGLGRLPLARYSVDAEDAAALNQRGEFEGLFRTLRRFIEEFVAPAHELAAFFAPATTASQRREACARWFASPYWPVAFELALAAPLLNTMFGPAATQHAEPGSYPGYFQAVFERGLQREDAPRNPFLQHVLLGRYLREDAPEYLRAEGPLALTLVQGSLPDVPRLDRFDVISLSNIFDWSEDALVAEWAGVLAREARPGCAVLIRQLNNRRDLRGFFQPAFEFDDALGAELLARDRSLFYERIEVGFRVPDSP; encoded by the coding sequence TTGAAGTTCGCCGTTGTCCGGGAGGATGCCGCGCTGGAGTTGGCGCTCGTCGAGCGCACGCGGGCGCGGGCCGTGCTCACGGTGGCCTCGGGAGGTTGCACACTCCTCACCCTGGCGCGGCGCCATCCAGCGCTCGAGCTGGTGGGCTTCGATTTCAACCCGCGTCAGCTCGCGCATGTCCGGGAGAAGGCGGAGGGGCTCGGTCGCCTTCCGCTGGCGCGCTACAGCGTGGATGCGGAGGACGCGGCGGCCCTGAATCAGCGCGGCGAATTCGAGGGGCTCTTCCGCACGCTCCGCCGCTTCATCGAGGAGTTCGTCGCGCCCGCGCATGAACTCGCCGCGTTCTTCGCGCCGGCCACCACGGCCTCACAACGCCGGGAGGCCTGTGCCCGCTGGTTCGCTTCGCCCTACTGGCCCGTGGCCTTCGAGCTGGCCCTGGCGGCGCCGCTGCTGAACACCATGTTTGGTCCCGCGGCGACCCAGCATGCCGAGCCCGGCTCGTATCCTGGCTATTTCCAGGCGGTCTTCGAACGCGGGCTCCAGCGCGAGGATGCGCCTCGAAATCCCTTCCTCCAGCACGTGCTGCTCGGCAGGTACCTGCGTGAGGATGCCCCCGAGTATCTCCGGGCTGAAGGCCCGCTGGCGCTGACGCTCGTCCAGGGCTCGTTGCCGGATGTGCCGCGCCTGGACCGCTTCGACGTCATCTCGCTCTCCAACATCTTCGACTGGTCGGAAGACGCGCTGGTGGCGGAGTGGGCGGGGGTGCTCGCACGTGAGGCCCGGCCCGGTTGCGCCGTCCTCATCCGCCAGCTCAACAACCGCCGGGACCTTCGCGGCTTCTTCCAGCCCGCCTTCGAGTTCGATGACGCGCTCGGCGCGGAGCTGCTTGCCAGGGACAGGAGCCTGTTCTACGAGCGCATCGAGGTCGGCTTCCGCGTGCCAGACAGCCCATGA
- a CDS encoding fatty acid desaturase family protein, whose translation MAWFYLGTPMPLATESLTPSQLRELEQVDARHVPRLAVFLMLYLGAAALSVVLAARDTAWTDWLARAPLYLIAAASLHGISLFTHEAVHGGLARRPWLNRLGGIACALPVLQNYAAYKVLHLKHHADLGGGKDPDHYANYTGRRWLELLMHVGRLLLGYPAYITMIPILGWRQGTTAERRWVLFEVALAVAGLTAAVIFIPGQVLLHAWAIPMLLLNTLVNVRGMSQHTFLPESTHPVRGSRTILSNPVTRFFMCNENYHLEHHLYPRVPWYNLPELHRTLRADLVAQGAPFIPSYFSFVRGVLSGSLIRGAKPATPDA comes from the coding sequence ATGGCATGGTTCTACCTCGGAACCCCCATGCCGCTCGCGACAGAATCCCTCACCCCTTCGCAGTTGCGTGAATTGGAGCAGGTCGATGCGCGGCACGTTCCGCGGCTCGCCGTGTTCCTCATGCTCTACCTGGGCGCGGCGGCGCTGTCCGTGGTGCTCGCGGCGCGGGACACGGCCTGGACAGACTGGCTCGCTCGCGCCCCGCTGTACCTCATCGCCGCGGCGTCGTTACATGGCATCAGCCTGTTCACCCATGAGGCCGTCCACGGTGGCCTCGCGCGGCGGCCCTGGTTGAACCGGCTGGGTGGCATCGCCTGCGCGCTCCCGGTGTTGCAGAACTACGCGGCCTACAAAGTGCTGCACCTGAAACACCATGCCGACCTGGGCGGAGGGAAGGACCCGGACCACTACGCCAACTACACGGGTCGGCGGTGGCTGGAGTTGTTGATGCATGTGGGCCGGCTGCTGCTCGGTTATCCCGCTTACATCACGATGATTCCCATCTTGGGTTGGCGACAGGGAACGACCGCCGAGCGCCGATGGGTGCTGTTCGAAGTGGCGCTGGCCGTCGCGGGCCTGACGGCCGCGGTCATCTTCATCCCCGGACAGGTGCTGCTCCATGCCTGGGCGATTCCGATGCTCCTCCTCAACACCCTGGTCAACGTCCGGGGCATGAGCCAGCACACCTTCCTGCCAGAGAGCACGCACCCGGTCCGAGGCTCCCGGACCATCCTGTCGAACCCGGTGACGCGCTTCTTCATGTGCAACGAGAACTACCACCTGGAGCACCACCTGTACCCCCGCGTGCCCTGGTACAATCTGCCCGAGTTGCACCGGACGCTGCGCGCGGACCTCGTCGCGCAGGGGGCCCCCTTCATCCCGTCCTACTTCTCGTTCGTGCGCGGCGTCCTCTCCGGTTCGCTCATCCGAGGGGCGAAACCCGCCACGCCCGATGCCTGA
- a CDS encoding phosphatase PAP2 family protein, which produces MPERLYPHEVLLAAFGIVLSTALVFVAGISATVTAQAVGGTVLFMGSVALLARLDAVAHVFRARLLLAYLATFFFYASVKQAVPALGLVTRDAWLLSADVFLFGITPAAWLQRWSTPWVNELFSASYLAFHGYLHLAMAWALVGPRARAERFFIDVFSAYLPGIAGYYLMPAIGPVAAWPELFTVPIEGGWFTQLNAAVVASGSSTYDLFPSLHTYITLVLLEHDRRQHPWRFRLMVPVAVAILMSTLVLRYHYAVDLLAGAVWFMVFRACFPRLQARWEARTALSKHEAPTVGVG; this is translated from the coding sequence ATGCCTGAGCGGCTGTACCCGCACGAAGTCCTGCTGGCGGCGTTCGGCATCGTCCTCTCCACAGCGCTGGTGTTCGTCGCGGGAATCTCCGCGACCGTCACCGCGCAAGCCGTTGGTGGCACGGTGCTGTTCATGGGCAGCGTGGCGCTGCTGGCGCGACTGGACGCAGTCGCCCATGTCTTCCGGGCACGGCTGCTGCTCGCCTACCTCGCGACGTTCTTCTTCTATGCCTCCGTGAAGCAGGCCGTCCCCGCGCTGGGGCTCGTGACGCGTGATGCGTGGCTCCTGTCCGCTGACGTGTTCCTGTTCGGCATCACACCGGCCGCATGGCTCCAGCGGTGGAGCACGCCCTGGGTCAACGAGCTCTTCAGTGCCAGCTATCTAGCGTTCCACGGATACCTGCACCTCGCCATGGCCTGGGCGCTGGTGGGGCCGCGTGCGCGAGCGGAGCGCTTCTTCATCGACGTCTTCTCCGCCTATCTCCCGGGCATCGCCGGCTACTACCTGATGCCCGCCATCGGTCCCGTGGCCGCCTGGCCGGAGCTGTTCACCGTCCCCATCGAGGGTGGCTGGTTCACGCAACTGAATGCCGCCGTCGTGGCGAGTGGTTCGTCCACCTACGACCTCTTCCCCAGCCTGCACACGTACATCACGCTGGTGCTGCTCGAACACGACCGGCGCCAGCACCCGTGGCGGTTCCGGCTGATGGTGCCCGTCGCCGTGGCCATCCTCATGTCCACGCTGGTGCTGCGTTATCACTATGCCGTGGACCTGCTGGCGGGCGCCGTGTGGTTCATGGTGTTTCGCGCCTGCTTCCCCCGGCTTCAGGCGCGCTGGGAGGCGCGGACGGCGCTATCGAAGCACGAAGCGCCGACGGTGGGCGTCGGGTGA
- a CDS encoding MFS transporter translates to MGDFAPALLGPLTGAISDRFDLKRVMIACELLQGALLVLIALTMPPLPVLLTLVAARAVAGQVFQPASRAVVPALVRSEDLEAANASVGFGTQAAEALGPLLAAAMFPLVGLQGVLLVDAASFFLSAGLLVALPSVPPAHDGAAPPVSLFRQARDGLVYLWRARVARVVALGFCAVVAFNGVDDVALVLLAKDTFQAGDSAVGLLLGAVGLGLVAGYVLMARLGAGAAMPVMLVLGFAVSSMGNLLTGLAWAVSAAFAMQAVRGVGIAAMDVASHTLIQRWVPAGMRGRVFGNFYGAIGVAAGLSYVAGGLLLDATSAPVTLLVAGAGGMLATVVVAWRLPGALRTSAATREPD, encoded by the coding sequence GTGGGGGACTTCGCACCCGCCTTGCTGGGGCCGCTCACCGGGGCCATCAGTGACCGGTTCGACCTCAAGCGAGTGATGATTGCCTGCGAGTTGCTCCAGGGCGCGCTCCTGGTGCTCATCGCGCTCACGATGCCGCCACTGCCGGTACTGCTGACTCTGGTCGCCGCGCGAGCGGTTGCCGGACAGGTGTTCCAGCCAGCCTCCCGGGCGGTGGTGCCCGCGTTGGTGCGGAGCGAGGACCTGGAGGCCGCCAACGCCAGCGTGGGCTTCGGGACGCAGGCCGCCGAAGCGTTGGGGCCGTTGCTCGCGGCGGCGATGTTTCCGCTCGTGGGGCTCCAGGGCGTGCTGCTGGTGGACGCGGCGTCCTTCTTCCTGTCCGCGGGCTTGTTGGTGGCGCTGCCGTCCGTGCCGCCTGCGCATGACGGCGCCGCGCCGCCCGTGTCGTTGTTCCGGCAGGCACGGGACGGGCTCGTCTACCTCTGGCGGGCGCGGGTGGCCCGCGTCGTCGCGTTGGGCTTCTGCGCCGTGGTGGCCTTCAACGGCGTGGATGACGTGGCGCTGGTGTTGCTCGCGAAGGACACCTTCCAGGCAGGGGACTCGGCGGTGGGGTTGCTGCTGGGCGCGGTGGGGCTGGGCCTGGTCGCGGGCTACGTGCTGATGGCGCGGCTGGGCGCGGGGGCGGCGATGCCGGTGATGCTGGTGCTGGGCTTCGCGGTGAGCAGCATGGGCAACCTGCTGACCGGCTTGGCCTGGGCCGTCTCCGCGGCGTTCGCGATGCAGGCCGTGCGCGGTGTGGGCATCGCCGCCATGGATGTGGCCAGCCACACGCTCATCCAGCGCTGGGTTCCGGCTGGGATGCGGGGGCGGGTATTCGGCAACTTCTACGGCGCCATTGGTGTGGCGGCGGGGCTGTCCTACGTCGCGGGAGGATTGTTGCTGGACGCGACGTCCGCGCCCGTGACGCTGCTGGTGGCGGGGGCGGGTGGAATGCTTGCGACCGTCGTGGTGGCGTGGCGGCTTCCGGGCGCGCTGCGGACAAGCGCCGCAACGCGCGAACCGGATTGA
- a CDS encoding CAP domain-containing protein → MNSRILAVAVLGAAMFTGCGEPETTTEAPAGEGVVIPPVETQEGSATVTAAAYCDDVTTWNSAWTALEDQVLVLVNERRAAGAVCGGVAKPPAPALSNNPQLRCAARKHSKDMGTNNFMSHTGSDGSTPWQRMNWAGYTYRNAAENVAAGYSTALAVVNGWMTSTGHCNNIMNPALLEIGVGYFNAPNSTYRHYWTQAFGRQ, encoded by the coding sequence ATGAACTCACGTATTCTTGCTGTCGCTGTCCTGGGTGCCGCGATGTTCACCGGCTGTGGTGAGCCGGAAACCACCACAGAGGCGCCCGCTGGAGAAGGCGTTGTCATCCCGCCAGTGGAGACGCAAGAAGGGTCCGCCACTGTCACCGCCGCCGCGTACTGCGACGACGTGACGACATGGAATTCGGCGTGGACGGCCCTGGAAGACCAGGTGCTCGTGCTCGTCAACGAGCGCCGCGCCGCGGGAGCCGTCTGTGGCGGCGTGGCCAAGCCGCCCGCGCCCGCGCTCAGCAACAACCCCCAGTTGCGGTGTGCGGCGCGCAAGCACTCCAAGGACATGGGCACCAACAACTTCATGAGCCACACGGGCTCGGACGGCTCCACGCCCTGGCAGCGGATGAACTGGGCCGGCTACACGTACCGCAACGCCGCGGAGAACGTCGCGGCCGGCTACTCCACGGCCCTGGCCGTGGTGAATGGCTGGATGACCAGCACCGGGCACTGCAACAACATCATGAACCCGGCGCTGCTGGAGATTGGCGTCGGCTACTTCAACGCGCCGAACAGCACGTACCGGCACTACTGGACGCAGGCCTTCGGCCGGCAGTAA
- a CDS encoding DUF350 domain-containing protein has protein sequence MRGRALIQGARPASFVMDFLLLFVGLIKVVFGGLVAALGIWLALRGLSRILGANPVEELRQGNVAACLVHAASLVSLGLLVQHAVQATSDALDLTVQNPPLHLLVVGRLVAVAVLHVGLSLGVGVTVLGTGVLLFDRMTPGIDELAEVRKGNVAAALILSAILLVLALLTAPGLQAALNGLIPFPQLPEGTLRAPA, from the coding sequence ATGCGTGGCCGGGCGCTCATCCAGGGCGCCCGGCCCGCCTCGTTCGTCATGGACTTCCTCCTGCTATTCGTCGGTCTCATCAAGGTGGTGTTCGGCGGCCTGGTCGCCGCGCTGGGCATCTGGCTCGCGCTGCGTGGACTGAGCCGCATCCTCGGCGCCAACCCCGTGGAGGAGCTGCGCCAGGGCAACGTCGCCGCCTGCCTCGTCCACGCCGCCAGCCTGGTGTCGCTGGGCCTGCTGGTGCAGCACGCGGTGCAGGCCACGTCGGACGCACTGGACCTCACCGTGCAGAATCCGCCGCTGCATCTGCTGGTCGTGGGCCGGCTGGTCGCGGTGGCCGTCCTGCACGTGGGGCTGTCACTGGGCGTGGGCGTCACGGTGCTCGGCACGGGCGTGCTGCTGTTCGACCGGATGACGCCGGGCATCGACGAGCTGGCGGAAGTGCGCAAGGGCAACGTCGCGGCGGCGCTCATCCTCTCCGCCATCCTGCTGGTGCTGGCGCTGCTGACCGCCCCGGGCCTCCAGGCGGCGCTCAACGGGCTCATCCCCTTCCCCCAGCTCCCTGAAGGGACGCTGCGCGCGCCCGCGTGA
- a CDS encoding tRNA(His) guanylyltransferase Thg1 family protein, which translates to MDPDELAARARQGEVFHGQRMLPGAWVVLRVDGRGFSRFTEARYEKPFDPVFHQFMVRTASVMLEELQGVYAYTQSDEISVLFRPDWALFDRSVEKVVSLAAGLASATFTHAAGVPAVFDGRAWLGASERAVLDYFIWRQADGSRCSLHGWCYWTLRKEGRSAAQATRELDGKPVSYKNELLFQRGINFNDVPLWQRRGSGVWWEAYQKEGVDPRDGRRTQTLRRRLKVDSELPMKEAYEHLVRGLLAAPGAEAD; encoded by the coding sequence ATGGACCCTGATGAACTGGCGGCGCGAGCAAGGCAGGGCGAGGTGTTCCACGGCCAGCGCATGCTGCCGGGTGCCTGGGTGGTGCTGCGCGTGGATGGGCGGGGCTTCTCGCGCTTCACCGAGGCCCGCTACGAGAAGCCCTTCGACCCGGTGTTCCACCAGTTCATGGTGCGCACCGCCAGCGTGATGCTGGAGGAACTCCAAGGCGTCTACGCATACACGCAGAGCGACGAAATCTCCGTGCTCTTCCGGCCGGACTGGGCGCTCTTCGACCGCTCCGTCGAGAAGGTGGTATCGCTGGCGGCGGGCCTGGCCAGCGCCACCTTCACGCACGCCGCGGGTGTCCCGGCGGTGTTCGACGGCCGTGCATGGCTGGGCGCATCGGAGCGCGCGGTGCTGGACTACTTCATCTGGCGACAGGCGGACGGCAGCCGGTGTTCGCTGCATGGCTGGTGCTACTGGACGCTGCGCAAGGAGGGCCGGAGCGCGGCGCAGGCCACCCGTGAGCTGGACGGCAAGCCCGTGAGCTACAAGAACGAGCTGCTCTTCCAGCGAGGCATCAACTTCAACGACGTGCCCCTGTGGCAACGGCGTGGAAGCGGGGTGTGGTGGGAGGCGTACCAGAAGGAGGGCGTGGACCCACGGGATGGCCGGCGGACCCAGACACTCCGGCGGCGGCTCAAGGTCGACTCCGAGCTGCCAATGAAGGAGGCCTACGAGCACCTGGTGCGGGGCCTGCTCGCGGCGCCAGGCGCCGAGGCGGACTGA
- a CDS encoding ATP-binding protein: MDLVLFVGLQGSGKSSLYRQRFAATHVHVSKDLWPHAVRKEARQRRYIAEALAAGRPVVVDNTNPSADVRAPLIALGREFHARIIGYYFASKLEDCLARNALREGRARVPEVALRATVKQLERPRLEEGFDALFYVTLDADGGIRVQPWMEEPDGP; encoded by the coding sequence ATGGACCTGGTTCTCTTTGTTGGCTTGCAGGGCTCGGGCAAGAGCAGCCTCTACCGGCAGCGTTTCGCGGCCACGCACGTACACGTCAGCAAGGACCTGTGGCCTCACGCCGTTCGCAAGGAGGCCCGCCAGCGCCGCTACATCGCCGAGGCGCTGGCCGCGGGCCGGCCGGTGGTGGTGGACAACACCAATCCCTCCGCGGACGTGCGCGCGCCACTCATCGCCCTGGGGCGCGAGTTCCACGCCCGAATCATTGGCTACTACTTCGCGTCGAAGCTGGAGGACTGCCTGGCGCGCAATGCCTTGCGTGAAGGGCGAGCCCGGGTGCCGGAGGTGGCGTTGCGTGCCACCGTGAAGCAGCTCGAGCGGCCCCGGCTCGAGGAGGGCTTCGACGCACTGTTCTACGTGACGCTGGACGCCGACGGTGGCATTCGCGTCCAACCCTGGATGGAGGAACCCGATGGACCCTGA